The genomic stretch GGCGAGGAAACACTCGGCAATCTTGACGTACACATCCGTCCGTGCCGAGGCTGTGAGGTAGTAGATCGACTGCGGATCGTCGTCCATCCGCATGCCCGCCAGAATTTGGGCGGCGCCGACGTAGTCGACGTCGTCTCGATTGATCTTGGCGTCAAAGAGCCGCTGCCTTAGTGTATTGTCGGCGGCTCGGTCGACCGTCGCGGGTAAATGATTCAAGGCTGCAATCATGAAGTCTTCTACACTTATACTGTTAGTACTATTGGAGAGGGCTTGGACGAGAAAGGCTTCGTTCGCGACGACTGCTTGGACAAAATGGGCCGCCACCGAACGTTGTTCGCCCTGCCCGACGGCGTGCCAGGAATCGGTGGTGCCACGATCGGAAAAGACGCTCGCTAGCGTCACAAAGTCGCAATTGACTATCGCCGTATCGATGGTACGCACCAAGGCTTCCATGGGTGAACTAGCGAGAAGGGGGATGACGAGATGAAGGGTTTCGATCGTTCGAAAGGACGGCCCGAGGCAGTAGACCGACGGGTACATAACAGTAATGTTGCGAGACAAAGGGGTCGGGAAAAAGGCCAGTACGAGGAGGGACGCAGCCCGATCTCAAAACCCTCCCCTGTTTTACTATTCTTGATTTCGagttactgttaatgtaaaaTAATACGATACTAACAAAACGCAAACGCCACAACTATAGAAGTAACATGATGCGTACCGGTCGAACAATACCTGCATAATTTATCAACTGGACGACTCCTACAACTTGTACATGGCAATCTGATTCAAGGGGATGGGGCGGAGCTCTTCTCGGCCCGGCGTTCTTCgcacggatcttcttcccACTTGGCCAACACCTGGTCCAAAAATTTGGGAGACGACACCGTCACGCCTTCGGCATGGACAAAAAATCGCCGAATCCATCTCGACGCCTTCACTCCAGTATCCACAAGTACCTCGCGTAAATGATTGTACTCGGGGTCACAGATATCAATACGGGTTCCGTCATGCAGTCTTTTGGGCTCTACCACCATCGGCTGGAACGGCTTTGTGACTTGCAGGAAGTTCTGCAAGTCTTGTAGTAGGATTTGAGAACGGTCGTGGTCCTTGTCCTGGAGCTGGGCTACGTCGTACACGAAGATCTTTCATACCGGAGAAAGCATCGGTGTCTGAAACATTCTGCGCGTCGGCCGAAAAGTATTGTCGCTCATCTGTGCTCTGCATGTTCGTCTTTCCCAAGCGAGCCAAAGGCTCGTGGAACTTGGCTCCTTCGGTACAGACCGAAGCCACCTTTTCAAAGGGCCCCAAATCCGCACATTTTCCAATCAGTTCCTGGGCTGGCAGCAGCTGGGTCTTACCGTCTCGATGCCGATCTGAATACAAATATGTTGGATGAGAGTTATGGTACAAAGACAGTCCCGAAAGAAGAATTCAGCATATATCCACTCACAGTTGTAGAAGGATTCAAACCTGTTCCAATGTTATTAGAAGAAGAAATCAGGATAGAGCCCTTTCTGGTTGCTCATGTGTGTTCAAGCATACTACTTACCAAAGGACGGGATGTCGGACTCCAACAATTATCTTTGTGTTCGGGAAGTATCGGGAGAAGCTCTGCATGGCTCTGGGGCTTTCCAAATGGATAGGACATTTCAAGCCGCGCGCTATCTTTCCGCTGGGAAGCCCATCCATCAAGGACTTGATAAGGGCCGAATCTTCATTGCGCCTTGTCAGCTCACAGTGTTCACCGTCAGTCAGCATGGCTATTTCTTCGTGTCGACCGAGATAGCGCATCATGAAGGATGTACCGCACTTTGAGAATCCCAGCACCGCCATATTCAGGAGCCACGCAACGTCCCCTGTAACGTTTTGTCCAGTAACGAGAGTTTCAATCAAAGGTCGAGGAACTGGTTCCGGCACAATCTCTCTCATGGAATGCTTGCGGGTAGCGCGCTTGGTGTCGTCTGTCTCCACACGGGACTTTGACTCAGTAGACCACGTGCCAATCATGGGTATTTGCTGGTAAAAAGACGCACTTTCGTATACACCAACGTACATGTGCAAAACGAATATGAAGGCCGTCGCTATCACGGCTAGACTATGGATCCTCCCCCTGGATGGGCTGTTTCTCAAGCTCATGATCATCACGCTTGATTGATGGTTGTCTGCTGTTGTTTGGAAGTGCGAGATTCCCAACAttcccaacaacaacaactgACGAAAAAACTCACAATCATTTCTGATCGAAGGGATTgtacaacaacaaaaatagATTGGCTCGAGAGAAGATTGAACACCTATGTTTTTGGCGATATATCTCGTTTGAACGAACCACCGTATTCGAAGGATAAGTCAGCTGGTATCTTGAAATAtgcctaacagtaagaagAATATTCAAAAATCCATTTGATAGCCTAAGTAGTCTTGGTATTTTGACGGTATCCGTCTAAAAAGTTGAGTAACGCAAACTGTGAGAGAGCTACCTATTCGTTTAGTGTCTGTCCCTTGTACGATACAGAAAGACTGTCCTGATCGTGTTCTCTTCTTGTAGCCTTCATTACTGGAAGCCCCCACTCCCCCAACTCGCTCCCTTGTCATGTCAAAGTGGGTATCTTCGAAGCTCGAACCGCTTCGAGACGGTTCATTTGGTTACTCACAGACAGAAGTCAATTTCGTTCTCAACGCCTAcaaaaagagagagagagacatCTCACGGACAACACTCCTTCCTTTATACCTGTAGACAATCCACAACACACCATGACGGCCAAAACATTCGCTCTAGTGGTGATCTGTCTCGCCTGGGCTCTCCACCGCTACGTTCGCATTCCTCGCTCGCTGGAATGGCGTCCGTCGCCCCCGAGCGACTCGGCCACGATGAAGGCCGTGCTCTACACCGAACACGGCGACACTTCTGTCTTGCGAGTACATCAAGACGCACCGCAGCCGCAACTCCAACCCCACCAGATACTCGTGCACGTCTACGCCTCCTCCATAAACCCCTGTGACTACAAAAACCGTCGCAACGAGGTTCCGTCATGGGTTGTCCCGAAACCCAAGATCCCCGGCGCGGACGTGGCCGGTGTGGTGGTGGCCGTGGGTTCCGGAGTCGACGTCGAACGCGTGCGTCCGTTCCGAGTCGGAGACCGCGTCGCTGCCATGTTGCCGCTCCTTCATTCCCGCTGGGGGGCGGCCGCATCGTACGTCGCCGTCGACGCCAATCTCGTGGCCCACGTCGGACCCAGAGTATCCTTACGGGATGCCGCGGCTCTACCCTTGGTCGCACTCACCACACTGCAAGCCCTGGAATCCGTCACTGTCTCGCAATCACCGACGGAGGCCCCACGAAAACGCACTATTCTCGTCCAAGCCGGAGCGGGTGGGGTCGGATCGTTCGCGATCCAGTATGCCAAACACGTTTTGCAAATGCGCGTGATTGCCACAGCGTCATCGGAAAAGGCCGAATTTCTCCGTAGTATCGGCTGTGATCAGGTGGTGGACTACCGGAACGAGCCGTTTGAAGAGGTGGTACACAACGTCGATGTGGTGCTGGATCCCGTCAGTTGGTTGTACGAAGACCGAACTTTGGCGAGCGAGGTGCTCCGACCCGGTGGCCATTATTTAAACATTGTAGGCTCGGACTGGGCCTTTTCTGGAACGGAACAAGGCAACGGGCCACGATCACTTTGGAACTGGATCAAAGCGAAAACCTTTGGACCGTTCAAATACAGCTTCGTGGTGGTGGAACCGAACGGTATACAGCTGCAAGCCGTCATGGACTTGCTCGAAAGCGCCACCATTCGGGCCGTTGTGGACCGAACCTTTGCTCTAGACGATGTTCGAGAAGCGTACGAGTATCTCGAGAAAGGCCACGCCACTGGAAAGGTGGTTCTCGTgcacgaaaaggaagaagtgGAATCCGGTTCTGCGACTGTTGCAGAAGAAAGTTAAGGACAATGCGCAGCTATAATCTGCAGATTTGGCGTTGCAGCTACGCTATTAGGACTGGTTTTCACGCAACTTGCAACATTTATGACGAGGCTATGGAAAGTGCTTGATATCCTGCACTATATTTCACCATGCTTCCCGAATAGAGTTCTTTGCTCCGCATCCTAACTGTCAAGATAAATGCGTTCCACCAATCCCTGACTATTCAGCGTGACGGCTACGAACGCTTCATTCGGTGAGAGACTGGACGACTCGTGTGATGTCTTGGCTTTCTTGGTGAGTGACCCCACGGGGACTTTCTTCGCCAAAAGCGTACGGGAACGCTTCTTGTTACCAAAGGCCATGGCACTCGTGACAATCGCTTGGTCGGAATCGATCTCGATCTGGCCGTCTCCACCCAAACATTTCTTGACGCTTACTATACCTTCCGTATTTTCTTCCATAgcaatcaaaaagtccaTGCATATGCGACGGCGCTTGCGCCACTGACCGGTCATGCTATCAATGCGGCGTTTGGTATGATCCTTTTGCTGTTCGTTGACCTTCAGCTTGCGGCCCGCCTCGACTGCTTCTTGGAGTTTGGTCAATGCGGCCTCCTCCGACTCTAGACGGGCTATCGCTTCTTCGTTGGTCGGTTCAGACAAGAGTTGGGTCGTGTTCTTTGTCGCTTCTAAAAGCTGGGCCTTCAACGCAGCTTCTTCAGCTTTGGTCTTGTGGAATAGAGAAAGGAGTTCATCACGCTCATCACGCGGGATTCCGTTCCCGCTGTTCTTAAGTTTAGAATGATCGACATAGTAGAGGCTGGTGTTGGAATTGCGCCCCACTTTGAACGACAGCCCACCCGCATAGGAATCTTCGGCATACTTTGGATCCCTCTTGACcgctttctcttttttgccgccgtcttcgtcgtcgctttccGCGAAATGGACGTCAGCGTGGTACTGGTCAAAAGCCATATCGTCTAAGCAAGCCTTCAAGACAGGCGATGGAACAATCGCTTTCAACCCCTGTTAGCGAGAGTTTGACGCAGCCGTGAGAAACTGTGTTTGGCATCTGGGTAGAAGGTCACGACACATTTTGTTACCTTGTGAATGTCCGTAATGTTCATCGGACGAAACGCATCGTACATTAAATCAAAAACAAGCTTCTTCGCCATAGGCTTGCTAACAACAATGCGAGCTTCTGGACCTCCCATGGATTCGGCAGCTTCCTGCCACTTGCGATGTAACGCTATCAGCTGCTTACTTGGCCTAGAGTTTCCCTTCGCGGCACCTACCTTGGTGGATTCTGCGGCAGGGCTTGGGGTCACGTTTGCCATGGCTATGGATATTCCATTCTGAACCGTGGAACCATTGGGAGGAGGCGTGAACAGAGTGTTAGTGACGTCGATTGATTCAGTGTCTTTGACCGGACTTGCCGCAGCGCCGTCAAAATTGGGCATGTCCACATCGCTCCGCTTGGAGCATTGAGATATGAGGAAATGCTGGTGATCGTCAGTCAGGTAGGTCACGGGAAGCTCGGAAAGGTGATCAGGCCAACCTCCGTAGTCGTTTTCCTATGTCAAGGAAGAGCAAGGTTAGCGCCAGTGAAGCGATATTTGATGTCTTTCAGACGAAAGAATACGCAAACTTACTTGACAATCGAGGCAAGAATACCACTTCGTACTCGGGGCGAAGTTGGATTTATAGATGCACGCCGCCGGAAGTGTACAAGTTTCTGTTGAACATTTGACTGGGCATTCCTTGATATCATGTATCGACATAATCTTCGTAAGATCCCACACTTCCTCTCCGTCTGGACTTGGCAAGTGAGCGACTCCCAACATCATACCGGGTTTGAGCATATCATCCATGGAGTTTCCAGTACAAATCTCAAAGTTTGGCATGTTGACGTTCTCGCTCTTTGAGCAGTGACTTTTCAAGGCATCTTTGTGCTTTTGTGACATTGCTTGGATCGGCAACTCATTCAGCTCCGGCCAACCATCATAATCTAATTCCTAGTGACGGAGCAGAGCGATGTAAACGATGTGTCAGTATCTTTGACGATCGAGCACTCCTTGGGTCGTTCAAATTTTCCTGCTACATACCTGGCAATCCACACATGTGTACCACTCACTAGCAGGGTCCAAGCTGGAAACGTACAGACAGGCGGCAAGCAAACTGCAAGATTCTGACATACACTTTGTGGCTTCTGATCCGGTGATATCTTCGATTGACATGATTCTTTTCAGTTCCCATGTTTCTACTGTTTCctcgtcattgtcgtcagGGCTGGCCGCTTCAAGATCTGTTGGAGTATCCGTCTTTGTATCTTTGACGGGATGCGAACCATCGCCCGCCTCGAACGGAGACGGTGCCGTTGACTCCTTCGTCTCGGGATCTTCAACTCTCTGTTCATCTTCTGTATCTTTTCCTTCACTGTTCTTTGTCAATTCGTCGGAGCGGTCAGTAATGGACGCCAAATTTGTGGTGAGAACGACATCTTGAGGTTTATCGTTGGGTTTGATTCCTTCGGGC from Phaeodactylum tricornutum CCAP 1055/1 chromosome 12, whole genome shotgun sequence encodes the following:
- a CDS encoding predicted protein, with the translated sequence MSLRNSPSRGRIHSLAVIATAFIFVLHMYVGVYESASFYQQIPMIGTWSTESKSRVETDDTKRATRKHSMREIVPEPVPRPLIETLVTGQNVTGDVAWLLNMAVLGFSKCGTSFMMRYLGRHEEIAMLTDGEHCELTRRNEDSALIKSLMDGLPSGKIARGLKCPIHLESPRAMQSFSRYFPNTKIIVGVRHPVLWFESFYNYRHRDGKTQLLPAQELIGKCADLGPFEKVASVCTEGAKFHEPLARLGKTNMQSTDERQYFSADAQNVSDTDAFSGMKDLRNFLQVTKPFQPMVVEPKRLHDGTRIDICDPEYNHLREVLVDTGVKASRWIRRFFVHAEGVTVSSPKFLDQVLAKWEEDPCEERRAEKSSAPSP
- a CDS encoding predicted protein, whose translation is MTAKTFALVVICLAWALHRYVRIPRSLEWRPSPPSDSATMKAVLYTEHGDTSVLRVHQDAPQPQLQPHQILVHVYASSINPCDYKNRRNEVPSWVVPKPKIPGADVAGVVVAVGSGVDVERVRPFRVGDRVAAMLPLLHSRWGAAASYVAVDANLVAHVGPRVSLRDAAALPLVALTTLQALESVTVSQSPTEAPRKRTILVQAGAGGVGSFAIQYAKHVLQMRVIATASSEKAEFLRSIGCDQVVDYRNEPFEEVVHNVDVVLDPVSWLYEDRTLASEVLRPGGHYLNIVGSDWAFSGTEQGNGPRSLWNWIKAKTFGPFKYSFVVVEPNGIQLQAVMDLLESATIRAVVDRTFALDDVREAYEYLEKGHATGKVVLVHEKEEVESGSATVAEES
- a CDS encoding predicted protein, encoding MPAHIQITMAKKGISKTVSSDGIEDSMIDGNNVSAETKDRNENLDEDNENSSKATVNEVPPEEASETVDEETWDLARILPASRDNGVVAPCSTENCPGKAVAVWMSSLEPDEEWLTCETCQAADFGGWPEGIKPNDKPQDVVLTTNLASITDRSDELTKNSEGKDTEDEQRVEDPETKESTAPSPFEAGDGSHPVKDTKTDTPTDLEAASPDDNDEETVETWELKRIMSIEDITGSEATKCMSESCSLLAACLYVSSLDPASEWYTCVDCQELDYDGWPELNELPIQAMSQKHKDALKSHCSKSENVNMPNFEICTGNSMDDMLKPGMMLGVAHLPSPDGEEVWDLTKIMSIHDIKECPVKCSTETCTLPAACIYKSNFAPSTKWYSCLDCQENDYGGWPDHLSELPVTYLTDDHQHFLISQCSKRSDVDMPNFDGAAASPVKDTESIDVTNTLFTPPPNGSTVQNGISIAMANVTPSPAAESTKVGAAKGNSRPSKQLIALHRKWQEAAESMGGPEARIVVSKPMAKKLVFDLMYDAFRPMNITDIHKGLKAIVPSPVLKACLDDMAFDQYHADVHFAESDDEDGGKKEKAVKRDPKYAEDSYAGGLSFKVGRNSNTSLYYVDHSKLKNSGNGIPRDERDELLSLFHKTKAEEAALKAQLLEATKNTTQLLSEPTNEEAIARLESEEAALTKLQEAVEAGRKLKVNEQQKDHTKRRIDSMTGQWRKRRRICMDFLIAMEENTEGIVSVKKCLGGDGQIEIDSDQAIVTSAMAFGNKKRSRTLLAKKVPVGSLTKKAKTSHESSSLSPNEAFVAVTLNSQGLVERIYLDS